From Symphalangus syndactylus isolate Jambi chromosome 5, NHGRI_mSymSyn1-v2.1_pri, whole genome shotgun sequence:
GGGCCTGACGCAGGCGCTCGCCACAGCATGTCGCCCAGGAGGGAGGCGGCCACTGTCCTGGGCATCAGCCACAGGCCACCACCTGGGTGCAGCAGCTGAGTGGCAGCTGAACAGGTTCTAACACCTCATCAGGCAGGGCAGGCCAAGGGGGGTCTACTCAGAACTGAGTCCTGATCCCAGATGGTGTGACACAACAGAGCCCCCAGAGCATGCCTGTGTGGTTCCCTGGGCCTGTGAACCTGTTCCTCTGTTCCTTTGAGACAGAGCTGCAGACCCAGGAGCACTGTCCTTGGACAACTGTCCCCTCCTGGGCCTGGCCCCAGAACGGCCCAGCTCAGAATGAACTAGAAGGCCACTAGGTGTGGGCCCCTCCACCCCAGCTCCAGAGTGAAGCAATCTGGAGGCCTCCGGCACTAGGGCCAACACAGTGAGGGGCTCAGGAATATCAAGGTGCCCGAGGGCAAGAGGGTCCGCAGCCCCTTCACCAGGTCCCTAGAGACACCTCACTGGCCTGAGCTCAACCGGGAGACACCCAGGGGCCCTCAATGTGGCCCTTAGAACCCTCCAAGCCAGGGTCTCCCTTGAGATACCTCCTGTGTCCCAAAACCACATCCCCAGGGTGGACTGCAGGCAGGAAGCAGCCCTCTTGGGCAAGCACCTGCCACCTTGGTGATGCAGAGCGTGGGCTTCGACGCTAAGGTTAACAGGCATCCTGCGAGCAGGGCGTCCACCACCTCATAACCACCTGCAGGactcagccccagcccctggtGGGCACAGCTTTGCActgccttctcttcccctcttGCGTGTCCACCATCAATGTCTCCTGGATGCTGGCTCAAGCCAGCCACCAGCCTGCAGGTTGGAGACCCCCACTCAGGCTGAGGTTGGGAAGACAGAGGAGTGAGGCTGTACCCTTCTGCCCCCAGGGGAGGACCAGGAGGGGCTCAGGTCACCCTGGTGGCCCCCAGGGAGTCCTGGAGAGCGCCTGTGGCCTCCCAGGGCACATGTCCCTTTGGCCTGGACCAGGCACTGGCCAGAGGGCCCTCCACCCCTGGGGCCGCTGCCCACTGGGCTGGCCGCACGGTGCTGCTCCCTCCCTCCGAGGAGTTCCGCGGGCTGTGCTCTCCAGAGACGGATGCACCCCACAGTCAGGGTGAATTTATTTCTAGAAAAGGTGATGATAGGTGCTGCACGTGGGCAGGAGCAGGTCACAGTGAGGCAGGGCCAGGGGCATCCCCCTCTCAACACAACCCAGGCGCCAGCAGCCTACCAGCCAGGTAGGGCGAGGGCTAGCCCATGTAGTGAGCCCAGCGTGGGGAGACGCTGAGGGCCCATGGGGCGCCAAAGCCAGGGGGCAGCAGCCTCCAAACACTGACAGCGCCATGTCCCCTGGGCAGGAAGGTGGATGCCACAGGGCGCTCTGTCCTCCTGCTGGAGGGcctggcaggctggtctcaagacACCAGCCCCAGGGAGGCCTGGCAGGTGCCCAGGGATAGAGGCAGGGGGTGGGCTGAACAGGGACGCAGCCCCCACCTGCCTGCAGGCTCCAGACACAACAGCCCAGGCCCCATCTGAGCCCTGGCGCTGCGGCTGGCAtgggagggggctggggaggggcgtGGGCATGGCCTCAGAAGCCCTTGTCCATGCTGAGGGTGTGGCGGGTCACGTGCTCCAGCTCCCCTGACACGTAGGCGGCCATACTGATGCGGTATTGCGCCAGCATCTTCAGCATGAGCCGCAGGCTCAGCCACCACTGCTCCCGCGGCATGCGGTGCCTGTGCAGGGCGGGGATGGAGGGATGATGGGGAGTCGGGTCAGGGCAGCTCTTCAGGCCACGCCCCCAGCCCGCCGACCCTGCGGCCTGTGCATGCCCCTCCCTCTGAACATCTCGATATCATGGAGCTGGGACGGGTCTGGGGTCCCCATCCCTCGGAGGCACAGCACAGAGTCAGCCGCAGCCGCCCTCAGGCGTGCCCACTCCTGGCTGCCTGCTGTGCCCCCATGCCCACCCGAAAGTATCGCCCAGTGCTGCACTCAGAAGACTTGGGCATGGTCCCTGCTCTCCACAGCCTGGCGGGGACCCGGGCGTGGGGGCCCAGGAGGCCTTGCGGGATCAGGGTGCGAGTGGGGCTGGGCCTGGCACACCTGCCTCAGGGAAGATCTGGGCCACCCCTCAGCCCCACCCGCCTCCACGAGGCTTCGGTGGAACTCACTCGAAATCAGTGTCTTTTTTGAGCTCAGTGACGGGGCTGAAGGCCACCGCCTTCTTCTTCAGGCCGATCACGCAGGCCGAGTCTGGGGCATTGGCGAACACCCGTCCTGCAAACAGAGGCACGTGGCAGCCCTCCAcagccaggccctgccccagggAGCCAGGGGAGGGCAGAGTGGGGCCTCGGGTGGCACCCACCACCTACCCTTGCGGTAAACCTCGCGCAGCTTCTCCGACAACCACAGCATGGCCTTCACCCCCAGCTTGGTCCCGTAGTTCCGGTCAAAGGGGGTTGGAGCACCACCCTGGAAACAGGTGAGGCCGGTTCCTGGACTCCCCTGGGCTGCCTGGGCCAAGGAGAGGGGAGGCCCAACCCCAGTGCAGACAGGGTCCCCACAGGGAGCCTCCCAGGCAGATTCTGACACCCATTCCTTCCAGCCCGTGCACAGTTCCCGTCTGTTCCCGATCGAGGACCCTGCCTGCTCTCTCCAGCTCCAAATCCAGGCCAGAAGCTGCCTCCGAGGCCGGCAGTCGGCTGCCCCCTGGCCAAGTCAAGTGACTCCTGGGCCCTGCATCGGCAGCCGGTGGCCCCACCTCGGGCCCCATCACCTCGGGCCCCATGCCCAGCCACCCTGACTCCCCTTCCTGGCTCAGAAAACCCCAGGACGCAGGCTTCCTGCAGGGCCACCATAAGGCAGGGAGCATACCAGGATCTAGGTGAGGGGCTCGGCGGAAGTGGCCACAGGAGgcctggcaggggtggggagctCGGCTCAGCTTGTGAATGCCCTGGCTTGGGCCCcggctccagccccagccccaccccttctTGGAATGAGACCTCACCTAGATACGGGCCTCGGTCCCCTCACTGGGGCAGGGCACACATGCCCGAGGGCCTGCCGGGAGTGCCCGTGGGTGCCCGTGAAGGCTGGGACCCCTGGGCCCGGGGACagatggtggcaggaaagaggggCAGGCCTCTCAGAGCCTCACCCCTGCCCCACACCTGCTGCAGGTGGCCCAGGACGTTGGTCCTGCAGTCAAAGACGCCCTTGCCCTCTGATGAGTACAGATTGTACAGGAACTCCGTGGTGTAGTAGTCATGGCACTTCTCGTTCCTGAGAGGGACAGCAGGGCCTGAGTCAGCGGGGAACGAGTTCAGGTCTCCCCCAAATCCTGAGTCCCCGCTGGGCCAGGCCTGGGAGAGGGAGTGGCAGCTCCCAGGAAAGCCGCCCTCGCCCACCCTCTCCAAGGACCCCTCCTGCCTTCTCCTGCCCAGCCGCTCCTCAGCAGCCCCACCCCTAGCCCTGAGAGTTGGAAGCTCAGCTGTGGCCGGGGACCCATGGCAGCCTCACCGCAGCACCAGGCCCCTCTGAATGTCTGTCTTCATCTTCTCCGTCATGTGCTCCACGTTGACCTGCAGGAGGGGCGGACACGGATGAGCCGGAGGAGGGAATTCCAGGCTGACCAGTGATGCAGGGCCAGCAAGAGCACTGGGCTATGAGTCCCGCCTGCCCAGGCGCTGCCCTGCACTGGCCGGCCTGAgtgtctggggcccaggctggCATGCCGGCAGGTCTGCCGcagcaggggctgggctgggctcacCTTTAAGTCATGGATGTTGAAAGGGTCTTCGAAGACGTAGGCGGCGTCGGCCCCCACAGCAATGCCAGTCACGGTGGCCAGGTAGCCACAGTAACCCCCCATGGTCTCCACGATGAACACACGGCGCTTGGTCCCTGAGGCGGACTGTTTGATGCGGTCACAGCTCTGGGGGACAAGGGGGGTCGGGGTCCTCCACGTGCCCACCCTTCCCTGCAGGCCGTGGGCATGGCTACCCTGCAGGGAGCCCTGTGTCTCCAAAGCCAGCCTGGGGCTGACGCACCCAGACAGCCAGCAGCACCAGGCTTGGGCCCACCTCCCACCTGGGCCCCACAGGACCAGGGTTCTCAACCAGGCGACCCCACCCCCCAAGGCACAGTGGACAGCGGCCTGCACACACACTGGCTGTGAGCGGGCAGGGGTGTCCCTGGCACCCTTGGACAGAGGCCAGGCGCTGCTCTTAGACTACCCAGCACTGGGGCAGGGACACTCCCGCCTTAGTCTCCCCATCTGAGCTCATCACAGTAGCGAGGAACAACGCAGGGCCCTCCTGGCCCTGGAAGTGGCTATGGCAGGGAGCTGAGCCCCTTCACCCGGGCCTGTGCCCCACAAACCCCAACCCTGGCAGCCCTCCCGGGTGCTCACCATGCACTGTCCCCTCCAGCAGCCTCCGTAGGCTCAGCCCCACCCCACAAGGGCCTGGGCATGGCAGGCAGGGGTCCAGGAGCCCCGTACCTCCATGGCGGCATTTACAGCGGTGTCGGAGCCCAGGCTGAAGTCGGTGCCAGGGACGTTGTTGCTGATGGTGGCTGGGATGACGCACATGACGATGCAGAGCTCCTCGTAGCGCCCGCGAGCCTCCACCAGCTGCAGCACCCCTTCATAGGCCTGCAGCAGTAGGGACGGGGGGCAGGTCAAAAGCAGCACCAAGGTCAGGGTGGGCCAGGGACAGGCTCTGCCAGCGGCCGCCCAGCCCTGCTCCCTGCTGACCTGCCACGTGCCCACCTGCTCAATCccctggggctgggccaggcaGTCAGCCTGGTGTCATCTCAGGACACCTACCAGGGAAACTGGACTCTAATGAGGGTCAGGAGGCCCCTCCAACCCACTCTGACCCCAGATCCACTTCATGGAGGGCAAGGGGGAAGGGctgtcatttattcattatttagtgACAGCTTGCCCCGTGCCAGGACACCACGTAAGCAATGCCATCCAGCACCTACAcctctgcctcctctgcctcccttctTTCTCGTCCTCCGGCTTCCGAGTCCtcttcctcccctgcccctccccagcacCGGGGTTAATCGGAACCTTGTGAAGCTTTCCGGAGAAAGTAAAGAACCCCCCCGAGCCCACACACCACACTTAAAACCCCGATCCTCTCAGCCGCTGCATCGGCCCAGCTGGCACACGGGTTTTCAGGACAGGCCCCCTCGGCGGGGGGACACCTTGGGTCTCTTGTGCCCCAGGGCTTTTTCGTCCGTGGGCAGCCCTCACCTCAAACCCGCCGACCACCAGCAGGGCGTGGATACCATAGATGCGGATGTTCTCCACAATGGACTCCAGCTGGCCCTTGGGCAGGGTCCTGCAGTCAGAGACACATCCGCGTGAACACGTAGCGCCCGGGGACACGTGTCCAGATTGCATCTGATCACAGAAAGGCATTGCCTTGGCCATTCCCCCGAGCCGGTCAGCAGTCACTGCAACGCCCTGGATGTGGCGCTGTGGCTCCACTCGGAGAGGGACACACAGGCCCAGTGTGAGCCGCCTGGGCACCACTCAGCATCACCAGGCACCGGCCAGGCAACCGAGTGAACCCCCCACCCCCCTGGGCTCCCCATGGGAACCCCTTCCTGCCCGAGGCATTCTCGCCCAACACTCAGTGGCAGGAAGGGATGCTTCCTCTGGCCCTTGCAGCCACTCAGTGGCTCAGGACTCAGCAACTTCCCCTGTAGCCACACAGGGTGACTGTGCCCACCCCATGCCCACGGAAGGGTCTAAGGCCCTGGGACAAAAGCCATCAGACAGGCCCACAGCCTCAGCCAGAGTGCTGACAGTGCAGGCTGCCTGGCCCGGCCAGGCAGGGACAGACGCTGGCTAGCTTCCTTGCCACAGAGAGCCCACCGTGGGCAGGGGGCCGCCAGAGCAGCCTGCCCTACACAGCTGAGCTCAGGCCAGGAAGCCCCAGGCAGGAGGCGTGAAGCCTGCTCTGGGCAGACCACCAGCAGGAAGAGGGGCCGAGCCCAGGGCCCTGGGCTGGGTTCCCCTTGCCGCCCCCACCTGCAGGGCCTGGATACTGCGCCTTGGCCCTCCTGCCCCCAGGTACCCGCAGCAGGCAGCTCACCTCTTGGTCCCCAGCatggagccaccacgccccaacCAGCCGGCCACGTTGTACCAGCCTACTTCTTGCACCTGCCAGGAGGAGATGCAGCTTCAAGGGCCAGTCTGAGTCTCTGGCCAACTCCCCCCAGAGGTGGGCCTGTGCCCAGGGGCCAGCCAGTGTTGGGCATCATGCTGCAGACAGAGCTGAGTACCCAGGCCTGGGTGGGCACCGACACGCAGACCTAGGCCTCGGCCTCCACCTCCAGCAGCCAGCCTTCCACAGGAAACACCCCAAGTCTGCATAGAGAAGGCCCAAGTCCTCACTTGTTTGCCCCGGCTGGACCCACCTGACCCTTGGCTAGGCCTTCGAAGCCATCGTGCACCACGTATACTGTGTGTCCATGGGAGATGCCGGTCCGCACCGCCGAGCGCACAGCCGCGTTCATGCCAGCCGCCGGGGCCCCCACGTTCAGGATGGCCAGGGAGAAGTTAGACTTCAAAGAGAAAGGGAGACGAGCGTGAGGCACGGCCGGGGAGGGGACCCCCAACCTGCATAGGAGTCAGCAGGCCGGCAGGTTCTGGAAAAAGGGGCCAGGCCCTGCCACCAGCCTGGACACTGCCCAGCACACCAACTGCCCTGGGAATACGGTATCTGTTCTAATTCCAGAAGATTCTGGTGAAGACCAAAAGAGACACAGTGCAAGCCTGGCCCCCTGGCACGCAGGCAGCAGAGGAGGCAGAGGGGGCGAGCACCATTGTGAAGCCAGGCTTGGGGGCAGGAGCACAGGTCAGTGCCCACACAAGGGGCTGGCAGCGGGCaggggggggcggggggtgcaCAGCCACGAGTGAGGAAGGGGCCCTGACTATCCTGTTTTCTAGTAGCCACGttaagggaagggaaaagacGTGGAGACAGTCCCATCAGGACTATAGTTAACTTAACCTGATGGACACAAAACCCCACTACGTCTATGTGAATCCAGTGACGGCCGCCAccacctcccctccaccccagtGCTGAGGCTCTGAATCTGGTGCGCACCTGTCACATGCCGCACACCCCACTTGGCAGCAACCACACCCAAGGGCTCCACAGCCACATGGCCCCATTGGGTCCTGGCACGAGCCAGCCCTGCTGCCCATAAAGCCAGTCACGCCCCAGCCAGGTTCTGGGTTCATGGAGACCATGTTGCCCCACCACGGAGGGTGGAGCCCACTGACTGGCTCTGGGGATAAGCAGGAGGCTGGAGCAGCAGGGACACCCAAAGATGACCACGGAAGGGAAGACCAGACCCAGGCTGGGCCACGCTGTCCGCCCCGGCCTGCAGCTCCGGCTGTGGCTCAAGGGGCTTGGCAGCCAGGACCTCACTGGCCATGACTCTCTACAGGGCCCTCGTTGTCCCCCAGGACTTTAGAAACAAGCCATTTCATCCTTATTTTAGAGAGATCCCATTTCCTGAGGTTTTCAGCTGTTTGGGGACATTTTATtttcagagtttcactcttgtcgcccaggctggagtgcaatggcacgatctcggctcactgcaccctccacctcccgagttcaagcgattctcctgcctcagcctcctgagtagctgggattacaggcatgtgccaccaccacgcccagctaatttttgtatttttagtagagacggagtttcgccatgttggccaggctggtcttgaactcctgacctcaggtgatccggccacctcagcctcccaaagtgctgggattacaggcgtgagcctggccACGGGGGACATTTTCTATACAATGGCTCCTCCTCTCCTGAGTTAAGCCTGTGGGCCTGACTTCATTTCCATCAACCACTGAGAAGCAACCGCCAGCCCTGCAGCCAGGGTCCCAGCCTCTGGGACCTGCCAGCCACAGTTGTGTCTGAGCCCGGCAGAGGTCAAGCCCACCGTCCCTGCTCACAGCTCGGACCCCAGCAGGAGGGAAAGTCGGGGCAGGCAGGCCCAGCCACAGGGGCCAGCGTGAAGAGGCTGCAGGATAACCGAGCCCGTTCCTCCCTCTGTGGGTGCCGCTCCCTGCCTCACCTTCTCCTTGGGGGGCTTCTGGTGGGCGAGGAGCTTGTAAATGTTCCAGTTGTTCTCGAAGCTCCTGGAAAGGATTCGGGTCACGCCATGCACAGCCCAGCAGCCCCACGGCACACAGCCACAGTGCAGCCGTGACAGAGCCCAGGAGGCTGGTCACAGGCACACGGCCTGATGGAAGCTCAGCCATGAGGCAGCAGACACCGCGTATGCCAGGCAGGGCACCTTCCACAGAAGGTGAGAGACCCCCAACACGAGGCCACGCCAGCCCGTGCAGCAAAGCACGTGGCCGGCATCCAGCTCAAGGGAGGGTTGGCCAACTTGGTAGCGGGTGGGGGCACGGATGGGAAACCAGACGTCCAATCCAGCCTGACCCGGCCACCAGGACGCCCGCAGGAGGGCGGCACCCACACCCAACATCTGCCAGCCTTCCCAGCCCCCGCGGGGCCACCCCATGTCCTAGGCTTGCGTCCACAGCTTCTCATCCCCTCGCCATGCCCATATCCCTGTGTACTGGGCCCTGCCCGTGCCGCCGCCCAGGATGTCCTGTGGCACCACACCTCCCAGCCCGCCTCCTGTACCACCCGCAGGCCCCTTCCTCCCTCGATCTTCAGACGCGGTGCCTAGAAGGATGACCCAGGCCAGGCGTGCACAGCGCCACCTCCTGGCACCAGGACCCGGCCATGTAAGAGTGCAGGGGTCTGCTGAGGGGCTTACCCACCACGGAGCTGGATGGCCTCATCAAACCTCTTGTCATCCATGGCTTTCTGCACTTCTTTGGTCttaaggaagagaaacagaacacAGACTCTGCGGTGCCCGGCCCACACACCCATGGCTACTGCCCCATCCGGTGGGCCTGACGAGGGCAGATCTGGCCGGCATCTCCTGACCCTGGCCCAGGCCTGGCAGCCTCTCCCTAGGAACAGTGGTCCCCACCAAGGCCAGCTCCTCTGAGGCTGGCTGAGGCCAGGAGGCCCTACCCTGCCCCCAgctgccctcctctcctcccagcaGCTCCGGCTCCAGGCAGGGCCACTCTGCCCCAGTTGCAGGCCCCCAAACCCGCTGAGCCAGGGCTGGACCAGCCCCCACACCCGGCCCCCTCGCCTCTGCCCTCCCCGTACCTCCTCTCCCGGGGTCCCTGCTCCAGCCACCCCAGTGTTCCCCATCACCTGCCCGAGCTCCTCCCAGGGCTCTGCTCTGATCACCGGCCCCTCCTCCTCCAACCCATCGTAATCCCAACTCCCACCACTGCCCACAGAAGCTCAGTGGCCGTGGACCCCTGTGACTCCCCTGCTCACCAGGCTCCCTGCAGCTCCGACACGCCTCTTGGGGAACGTCCCAGGTCCCACGTCCCACCTGGAGATGTGCTcacacccctcccctccctaGAGACCTGGGATGCCCTGGGCCAGCCACGAGGCCCTGCCCTCCGGTGCTCACAGTGCTGGGACCCCCAGAGAGCAGTGGGGCCTGTGAGTGGGGACTGGGGAGAGGGGCCAGGTGGTTCTGATGGGGGGCCCCAGGGCTTACCATCTGCACACACTCCATGAGGGGCAGCCGCACTGACTGGTTCCCCGAGAGGGTGACCACGCAGGCCGGCGTGTCAGGCGTGGCTTCCAGCAGCGCCATCACCGCCTCCATGCCCATCTTGCTGCTCTGTGGGGAGGGGTTCAGGCTGACACACCCACTTGGTCCCTCTACCCCAAGCCACATGCCCATCCTCTGCAGATGCGCAAACCCCAGCTTCCAGAGCCCCCCATGCTGACGGAAATTTCCAGAACAGGTGGCACCAGAGATGGAAACGTGTCTGACCAGCATTCACGATGGCACGCCGGACACCGTTTCACAGAGTCCTCGCTGCCCTGCTGGGAGGCCCAGCCTGCACTGCGGGGTGCAGGGTGCCATGCGATGTGACCCACCCACCGTCGCTCGGTGCTATCGCTGGGCGCGCAGGGCAAGGGCGGGAGCCAGGTCCCCAGGGCCCCATCCGCTGCGATGGTTCCTCCCGTGGAGGCCCTCATGTCGTGACTTCCCTGGTGTGTATTTGCGCCGGCCAAGGGGCTGGGCAGTGGACACATCCAGGAGCTGCCCCCCAGGGACACACTGCAAAGgcaggccccagccccaccccggGAACCGGCCACAGTGGACAAGAAAGCCAGGCCTGCGGCTGCCGTGGCCATCCCATGACCAGCAGCGGCCGGCCCTGTAGCAGCCCAGCAGCTGCACCCCCGGGGCCACAGGTTTTTTCATCTTCCAAGTGAGGCACAGGCAGCACCTTATTCCGGGCGGTCTCTCTAGGACACTGTTTAGGGAGAGCAGCCTCGGAGACACCCCCCATGCAGGATGAGGCTCCTTGGAAAAGTCCAGGTTATCACTGCACGTGCTAGGGTCCCCTGGCCCCCTTCGCAGCACTCAGTGGGCATACGAGCTCAGGGAGCACAAGAACACTGACACTCTGGGTGATAGCTGCAGCTGGGGATGATCAACTGTCCTTTGTTTCGGAGCCGGCACTGGGCATCCGAGACACTGGCTGGAAAACCCGGCAGCCTGCAGGCTGGGAGCACGTGGCTGGCCTGGTCACAGCAGCGGCATTTCCGTCACCCAGgctcggcggcggcggcggctggctTGCCCTAATGTCCCAGGCCTCTTACGAGGCTCTTCGGAGTGAGCCTGAGGCCTCACAGAGGGGACAGCAGCTGCCTGGCTAGGTCGGCAGGGCCCCTCTCTGAGGAAGCGTCCCCTCTGTAGAGTGGCCCTCGTCCAGCTCTGTGGGTTCCCTGGGAATGCTCGGCTCAGCACAGGAGtcacagggccaggtgcagtcacagggctgggcgcagtcaCCTGGTCTCCCTCAGCACAAGCCCACCTGTCTGACAGTCTGTGGCCCTGCCTGAGAGGGTGACCACCCTCATACACAGGCATTTTGCCTACCATGGGGCCTGCCTGGCCCCAGACCCGTTCCATTTGTCTCCAACttgattcccattttgcagaggacAAAGTGACACCCAGCGGTGATCGGGACCAAGGACGGCGAGCCAGGCCAGACCCCGAATGCTCCCTCCCAGCACCAGCTCCCCAGACTGTGATGCCGCCAGACCCCGAATGCTCCCTCCCAGCACCAGCTCCCCAGACTGTGATGCCGCCAGACCCCGAATGCTCCCTCCCAGCACCAGCTCCCCAGACTGTGATGCCGCCAGACCCCGAATGCTCCCTCCCAGCACCAGCTCCCCAGACTGTGATGCCGCCAGACCCCGAATGCTCCCTCCCAGCACCAGCTCCCCAGACTGTGATGCCGCCAGACCCCGAATGCTCCCTCCCAGCACCAGCTCCCCAGACTGTGATGCCGCCAGACCCCGAATGCTCCCTCCCAGCACCAGCTTCCCAGACTGTGATGCCGCCAGACCCCGAATGCTCCCTCCCAGCACCAGCTTCCCAGACTGTGATGCCGCAGGCACCACCCTCTGCCCACCCAGCCCCTCTCCCAGGGCCTACCCCTGGCCCTGACTGCTGCCACCTTGggctggcagggggtggggggcagaacGGCCGGGAGGCACAGGCTGGTGGGGAGCCTCCCACGGTCCCCAGGTCTGAGTTCCCTACGCCTGCAGGGGAACGGATAAGCCAGGCCTCAGTCTCCCCCAGGAGGAGCAACAGCTTGAGGGAACACCCACTACACACCCACACTGACACAcccacacgcagacacacacacccacgaggaccagacacacacagacacacaaggaCCAGGCATCCCCCACGCATACACCCCCACACACAGCCATGGACACTCACCCACAGCCACATGGACACAGTGCACGTGCCACGCTCGCGTGCACActgcccacacccacacacaccacgCTTACCCACGCACGTACGCAGGGCAGGGTGACAGCCACTTACCAGGACTCGGTCGAAGGCAGAGGGCGTCCCTCCCCGTTGCACGTGGCCCAGCACAGTTACACGGGTGTCGAAGCCCAGCCTCTGAACCACCAGCTGCAGGACAGTGGGAAGGACCAGCCCTGAGCCCCAGCCCACACAGCCTAGAGGAGCAGGGGGTCTGCCCAGTGGCCACCCCCAGGCCCACACGCACGTCCTTCACGTAGCTGGACGAGATGGGCTTCCCGTTGCGGTCGATGGCACCCTCAGCAATAATGATGATGTTCAGCCGGGACCCAAGGCTCCGAGTCTGGGTCAAAGACACGACAGGGCTCAGCTGCCAGGCGGGGAAACCTGCCCCGGACACAGCCCCCAGGCGCCAGGAGCCCTCCCTGGGGCCACCATCCCCAACCCACGTCGGCCAGGGCACAACCCCCACCCAGCAGGAGGAAAGCAGGCCTGGAGCACGAGGGCAGAGATGAGGCTGGGCCCACTAGGACCCCCGCCCTCCAGGAGGCGGTGCCCGTAAGCCTGGGAAGGGCAGCAGGGGAGGAAGGGGGCCCTCGGGGCTGGCCCAGCACACACACGCTGGAGCTGGGCCCTTGTGTCTGGTGAAGGCTTCCAGGCAGGAAGACACACAGGGCTGCAGCTCCACGGGGCACAGGGCAGAGGGGCCTGCCCAGGCTAGCCTGGGCCACTTGGGGCCCCTGTGAGCTTCCATCTGCTCATCCTTACAACCAGGGACCTCACATCGCTGGCACCAGCCAGGGCTCACCGGACACCCTGCACCCTGAAGCCACTGTGGGTCCACACTGGTGCACATAGGACACACCGTCCCCTCTGCCAGCCTCAGGCTGCTGCCTCAGCACCACACACCAGCCGCGGCCCAGCTCTCTGGGAACTGAAAGGGCTTTCCAGCCATCCACTTCAACGACCCAGCCAACATTTGTGAGACTCGCTCTGAGCCACAAGCCCCGTGTTTGCCCACCATGGTCCACAAAGCCGCCTACAGGGACAGGGTTGGAGCAGCTCAGACAGGGCCCGGGTGCGGTGGGAGTGGAGGGCTACCTGGAGGAGGTGGCACCAGTGCAGGTGAGGTCAGACACCCGGAAGATGGGCTGCAGGTCCCACAGGAGAGCTGCGCCACCCTCCTGCCCCAGTGCACCCTGGGTGGTGGGCAGGGTGGGAACCCGCATGTTACAAGAGGAAACAGACTCAGCGAGGGCCTGAGCTGCTCACACAGAGCAGGAAGGAAGCAGGTGGGCCGGCCTTGCATCCAGGCCACTTCCAGGAGGGCCCGACCTGAGTCGCAGACGTAAGCTAAGGCCGAGGTCACCACTGCAGCTGGGACCCCCGGGGTGAAGTCCCTGCCCTAGGAGAGCAGGCCCCTCATAGGACCCGCACCTCGGGCCAGCCTCACCTGTTGGGCTCCGTCTCCTCCCGGCCCCTAGGCTCCACTGGAGAAGGTTCTAGAAGCCAGGTCATTACCCACGGCCTCTCCCACTGCCCTCGGCAGCGCTATACAGCCACGCGGAGGTGGAACCAGTGTCCACACAAATGGGAGTGACGCTGCCACCTTCACATGGG
This genomic window contains:
- the PFKL gene encoding ATP-dependent 6-phosphofructokinase, liver type isoform X1; this translates as MQSMCNQGRGRESSHGGLRVQGSCRGLSRSPRQETGFVKAPAGTGYFFHCSPGSRGQGDRKEEVTSEPGGTSVISRLGGMNAAVRAVTRMGIYVGAKVFLIYEGYEGLVEGGENIKQANWLSVSNIIQLGGTIIGSARCKAFTTREGRRAAAYNLVQHGITNLCVIGGDGSLTGANIFRSEWGSLLEELVAEGKISETTARTYSHLNIAGLVGSIDNDFCGTDMTIGTDSALHRIMEVIDAITTTAQSHQRTFVLEVMGRHCGYLALVSALASGADWLFIPEAPPEDGWENFMCERLGETRSLGSRLNIIIIAEGAIDRNGKPISSSYVKDLVVQRLGFDTRVTVLGHVQRGGTPSAFDRVLSSKMGMEAVMALLEATPDTPACVVTLSGNQSVRLPLMECVQMTKEVQKAMDDKRFDEAIQLRGGSFENNWNIYKLLAHQKPPKEKSNFSLAILNVGAPAAGMNAAVRSAVRTGISHGHTVYVVHDGFEGLAKGQVQEVGWYNVAGWLGRGGSMLGTKRTLPKGQLESIVENIRIYGIHALLVVGGFEAYEGVLQLVEARGRYEELCIVMCVIPATISNNVPGTDFSLGSDTAVNAAMESCDRIKQSASGTKRRVFIVETMGGYCGYLATVTGIAVGADAAYVFEDPFNIHDLKVNVEHMTEKMKTDIQRGLVLRNEKCHDYYTTEFLYNLYSSEGKGVFDCRTNVLGHLQQGGAPTPFDRNYGTKLGVKAMLWLSEKLREVYRKGRVFANAPDSACVIGLKKKAVAFSPVTELKKDTDFEHRMPREQWWLSLRLMLKMLAQYRISMAAYVSGELEHVTRHTLSMDKGF
- the PFKL gene encoding ATP-dependent 6-phosphofructokinase, liver type isoform X3; the protein is MAAVDLEKLRASGAGKAIGVLTSGGDAQGMNAAVRAVTRMGIYVGAKVFLIYEGYEGLVEGGENIKQANWLSVSNIIQLGGTIIGSARCKAFTTREGRRAAAYNLVQHGITNLCVIGGDGSLTGANIFRSEWGSLLEELVAEGKISETTARTYSHLNIAGLVGSIDNDFCGTDMTIGTDSALHRIMEVIDAITTTAQSHQRTFVLEVMGRHCGYLALVSALASGADWLFIPEAPPEDGWENFMCERLGETRSLGSRLNIIIIAEGAIDRNGKPISSSYVKDLVVQRLGFDTRVTVLGHVQRGGTPSAFDRVLTKEVQKAMDDKRFDEAIQLRGGSFENNWNIYKLLAHQKPPKEKSNFSLAILNVGAPAAGMNAAVRSAVRTGISHGHTVYVVHDGFEGLAKGQVQEVGWYNVAGWLGRGGSMLGTKRTLPKGQLESIVENIRIYGIHALLVVGGFEAYEGVLQLVEARGRYEELCIVMCVIPATISNNVPGTDFSLGSDTAVNAAMESCDRIKQSASGTKRRVFIVETMGGYCGYLATVTGIAVGADAAYVFEDPFNIHDLKVNVEHMTEKMKTDIQRGLVLRNEKCHDYYTTEFLYNLYSSEGKGVFDCRTNVLGHLQQGGAPTPFDRNYGTKLGVKAMLWLSEKLREVYRKGRVFANAPDSACVIGLKKKAVAFSPVTELKKDTDFEHRMPREQWWLSLRLMLKMLAQYRISMAAYVSGELEHVTRHTLSMDKGF